AAGTACGCGGAAGTTGCGCAGGCGGTTAAATGGTTGTATGATTTGACCCCCGCGAGGATGACCGGCTCCGGAGCAAGTGTGTTTGCAGCGTTTCACAGCAAGCACGCGGCAGAAGCGGCGAAAGCCAAGCTGCCCGCCAGTTGGAATGGCGCAGTTGCCGAGAGTCTGAACGAGCATCCGCTCTTCGCTTTCGCGTCATGAAGTTTTACTTTGCCGAACGGCCTACACGAGTTCGGTGAAGCAGTCAGTTAAGTGTAGGGGAGTCGCCAAGTTGGTCAAGGCACCGGATTTTGATTCCGGCATGCGAGGGTTCGAGTCCTTCCTCCCCTGCCAAAAATTTTCCCGCATTTCCCGCCCAAGCCTGAAGCAGGTGCACGATGAGCAGCCACAGCCATGATGGCCTGATGGTCTTTACTGGCAACGCGAATCCCGCGCTCGCCCAGGAAGTCGTCAATATCCTTGGTATTCCCCTCGGCAAAGCAATGGTCAGCCGTTTCTCCGACGGCGAGATCCAGGTCGAGATCCAGGAAAACGTGCGCGGCAAGGACGTCTTCGTCCTGCAATCCACGTGCGCACCGACGAACGACAACCTGATGGAACTGATGATCATGGTCGATGCGCTCAAGCGCGCATCCGCCGGCCGGATCACTGCAGCCATCCCCTACTTCGGCTATGCCCGTCAGGATCGACGCCCGCGTTCGGCACGCGTCGCGATCTCGGCGAAGGTCATCGCGAACATGCTGGAAATCGCCGGCGTCGAGCGGATCATCACGATGGATCTGCACGCCGACCAGATTCAAGGCTTCTTCGACATCCCGGTCGACAACATCTACGCAACGCCGATCCTGCTGGGTGACCTGCGCAAGCAGAACTACTCGGATCTGCTCGTCGTGTCGCCGGACGTCGGCGGCGTGGTGCGTGCCCGGGCACTCGCGAAGCAGCTCAACTGCGATCTCGCGATCATCGACAAGCGTCGTCCGAAGGCGAACATCGCCGAAGTGATGAACATCATCGGTGAAGTCGAAGGCCGCACCTGCGTGATCATGGACGACATGGTCGATACGGCCGGCACGCTCTGCAAGGCCGCACAAGTGCTGAAGGATCGCGGGGCGAAGCAGGTGTTCGCGTATGCGACGCACCCCGTGCTGTCGGGCGGCGCCGCGGATCGCATCGCCGCATCGGCACTCGACGAGCTGGTCGTCACCGATACGATCCCGCTGTCGGCCGAATCGCTGGCCTGCCCGAAGATCCGCTCGCTGACGAGCGCGAGCCTGCTGGCCGAGACGTTCTCGCGCATCCGCCGCGGCGATTCGGTGATGTCGCTGTTCGCGGAATCCTGATCGCGAATCGACTGAACAAAGTATGCGCGGAAAGCGAAGCGGCAACGCTTCGCTTTTTGCACAATCGGACGGGATAGACGAAACCCCGACCGTTTCATCAGGGG
The DNA window shown above is from Burkholderia cepacia and carries:
- a CDS encoding ribose-phosphate pyrophosphokinase, with product MSSHSHDGLMVFTGNANPALAQEVVNILGIPLGKAMVSRFSDGEIQVEIQENVRGKDVFVLQSTCAPTNDNLMELMIMVDALKRASAGRITAAIPYFGYARQDRRPRSARVAISAKVIANMLEIAGVERIITMDLHADQIQGFFDIPVDNIYATPILLGDLRKQNYSDLLVVSPDVGGVVRARALAKQLNCDLAIIDKRRPKANIAEVMNIIGEVEGRTCVIMDDMVDTAGTLCKAAQVLKDRGAKQVFAYATHPVLSGGAADRIAASALDELVVTDTIPLSAESLACPKIRSLTSASLLAETFSRIRRGDSVMSLFAES